Proteins encoded within one genomic window of Lysinibacillus louembei:
- the sdhB gene encoding succinate dehydrogenase iron-sulfur subunit gives MEAVNTGKTVELIIVRQDTENGPTREEKFSVPYRPGMNVISALMHIQRYPVTADGKETTPVTWDMNCLEEVCGACSMVINGRPQQSCSALVDKLTQPIRLEPMKTFPVVRDLQVDRSRMFNALKKVKAWVPIDGTYDLGEGPRMPERKRQWAYELSKCMTCGVCMEACPNVSEKASFIGPAPLSQVRLFNTHPTGAMNKDERLAAIMGDGGLANCGNSQNCVAACPKGIPLTTSIAALNRAATVQMFKNFFGSDHMVD, from the coding sequence ATGGAAGCAGTAAACACTGGCAAAACAGTTGAATTGATTATTGTCCGTCAAGATACGGAAAATGGTCCAACACGTGAAGAGAAATTTAGCGTACCTTACCGTCCAGGTATGAACGTAATTTCGGCATTAATGCATATTCAAAGATACCCTGTAACAGCTGATGGAAAAGAAACAACACCTGTTACTTGGGATATGAACTGCTTAGAGGAAGTTTGTGGTGCATGTTCGATGGTTATTAACGGTCGTCCACAGCAATCTTGCTCGGCATTAGTTGATAAATTAACGCAACCAATTCGTTTAGAGCCAATGAAAACTTTCCCTGTTGTTCGTGACTTACAGGTTGACCGTAGCCGTATGTTCAACGCCTTGAAAAAGGTAAAAGCATGGGTGCCAATCGATGGTACGTATGACTTAGGTGAAGGTCCACGTATGCCAGAGCGCAAACGTCAATGGGCTTACGAATTATCAAAATGTATGACATGTGGTGTATGTATGGAAGCATGTCCAAACGTATCTGAAAAAGCTTCGTTTATCGGACCAGCACCATTATCACAAGTTCGCTTATTCAACACACACCCAACAGGTGCAATGAATAAAGATGAGCGTTTAGCTGCAATTATGGGCGATGGCGGTTTAGCAAACTGCGGTAACTCACAAAACTGTGTAGCTGCATGTCCAAAAGGTATTCCTTTAACAACTTCAATCGCTGCACTTAACCGTGCTGCGACTGTACAAATGTTCAAGAACTTCTTCGGTTCTGACCATATGGTAGACTAA
- a CDS encoding MarR family winged helix-turn-helix transcriptional regulator, translating to MHNNEKHSADSIATIEKELRFISHLVKQKGREILSNYTITPPQFVALQWLGEAGDMTIGDLSTKMYLAFSTTTDLVDRMEKAQLVQRVRDEQDRRVVRIHLLPEGERIIQEVIEQRRHYLRNIMEDFDVEEATDLVRLLRKLHVQMK from the coding sequence ATGCATAATAATGAAAAACACAGTGCTGACTCTATAGCGACTATAGAAAAAGAACTACGCTTTATTTCACACTTGGTGAAGCAAAAAGGTCGCGAAATTTTAAGTAACTATACAATAACACCTCCGCAGTTTGTAGCACTACAATGGTTGGGAGAAGCAGGCGATATGACGATTGGTGATTTATCCACTAAAATGTATTTAGCTTTTAGCACGACAACAGATTTAGTTGATCGTATGGAGAAAGCCCAGCTTGTACAACGTGTTCGCGATGAACAAGACCGACGTGTTGTGCGCATTCATTTACTGCCTGAGGGAGAGCGAATTATTCAAGAAGTAATTGAGCAACGTCGCCATTATTTGCGCAATATCATGGAAGATTTTGATGTAGAAGAAGCGACAGATTTAGTGCGACTTTTAAGAAAACTACATGTACAAATGAAATAG
- the racE gene encoding glutamate racemase, whose product MDAPIGVIDSGVGGLTVAKAMMRLLPNESIYYIGDTARCPYGPRTEQEVRQFTWQMAKALEKMNIKMLVVACNTATAVALESLQRKLSIPVIGVINAGARAAIKRTKRNEVAVLATAGTIKSAAYEKALHSLSTKVKVMPLACPTFVPLVESGEYEGQFSYDLVADGLKPLKDVSFDTVILGCTHYPIIQKQIEAAVGAGIHVVSSAEETAYHVLETLTYTNQLRTNKLAPQHVFFASGSVPIFRSIAERWLEQPNLNIQRIAF is encoded by the coding sequence ATGGATGCCCCTATCGGTGTCATTGATTCAGGCGTTGGTGGGCTGACAGTTGCAAAGGCGATGATGAGGCTTCTCCCAAATGAAAGCATATACTATATTGGCGATACGGCTAGATGTCCATACGGGCCAAGGACAGAACAAGAGGTACGTCAATTTACGTGGCAAATGGCAAAAGCTTTAGAAAAAATGAATATTAAAATGCTAGTCGTTGCTTGTAACACAGCAACAGCGGTTGCTTTAGAAAGCCTGCAAAGAAAACTATCAATACCTGTTATTGGTGTTATCAATGCTGGTGCACGTGCTGCCATTAAACGAACGAAGCGCAATGAGGTGGCTGTCCTCGCTACTGCAGGCACCATAAAAAGTGCTGCCTATGAAAAAGCATTGCACTCATTGTCAACAAAAGTGAAAGTTATGCCACTCGCTTGCCCGACATTTGTACCGCTTGTGGAGAGTGGTGAGTATGAGGGTCAATTTTCTTATGATTTAGTAGCGGACGGTTTAAAGCCGCTGAAGGATGTAAGCTTCGATACAGTGATTTTAGGCTGTACACATTACCCAATTATCCAAAAGCAAATAGAGGCGGCAGTAGGGGCAGGTATACATGTTGTATCATCAGCAGAAGAAACCGCATATCATGTGCTGGAAACTTTAACTTATACGAATCAATTGCGTACAAATAAACTGGCGCCACAGCATGTTTTTTTTGCGTCAGGCTCTGTACCTATTTTTCGTTCCATTGCTGAAAGATGGCTAGAGCAGCCAAATTTAAATATTCAACGCATTGCGTTTTAA
- the rph gene encoding ribonuclease PH codes for MIRHDERAVHELRPIHIDTNYLLHPEGSVLITVGNTKVICTATIEEKVPGFLRGQGKGWITAEYSMLPRATAQRTQRESARGKINGRTMEIQRLIGRALRAVVDLEALGEKTVWIDCDVIQADGGTRTASITGAFVAMAQAIAKLGEEKSFDTFPIIDYLAATSVGIVEEIGAVVDLNYVEDVAALVDMNIVMTGAGRFVEVQGTGEEATFSRQELNELLALGEAGIQQLIVHQKQALGAVAAMIDARKEA; via the coding sequence ATGATTAGACATGACGAAAGGGCAGTACATGAGCTGCGCCCAATTCATATCGATACAAATTATTTACTACATCCAGAAGGCTCTGTCCTTATTACAGTAGGCAATACAAAGGTCATTTGTACAGCGACAATAGAGGAGAAGGTTCCGGGCTTTTTAAGAGGGCAAGGCAAAGGCTGGATTACGGCTGAATATTCGATGCTTCCTAGAGCCACAGCACAGCGTACACAGCGCGAATCAGCGCGCGGTAAGATAAATGGTCGGACGATGGAAATACAGCGCCTAATCGGGCGTGCATTGCGTGCTGTTGTCGATTTAGAAGCATTAGGCGAGAAAACAGTATGGATTGACTGTGATGTCATTCAGGCGGATGGTGGTACACGTACAGCCTCCATTACAGGTGCTTTTGTCGCAATGGCACAAGCAATTGCCAAGCTAGGTGAAGAAAAGTCATTTGACACGTTTCCCATCATCGATTATTTAGCTGCAACGAGCGTCGGGATTGTCGAAGAGATTGGCGCTGTAGTAGACTTAAACTATGTAGAAGATGTGGCAGCACTCGTAGACATGAATATTGTCATGACAGGTGCAGGTCGCTTTGTTGAAGTACAAGGCACTGGTGAAGAGGCAACATTTTCTCGTCAAGAATTAAATGAGCTATTAGCGTTAGGTGAAGCGGGGATTCAACAATTAATCGTGCACCAAAAACAAGCATTAGGCGCTGTAGCGGCAATGATTGATGCGAGAAAGGAAGCGTAA
- a CDS encoding XTP/dITP diphosphatase: MTKQVVIATKNKGKAKDFEALFTPLGYEVVTMFDVAPDMEIEETGTTFEENAILKAEALAEALQMLVIADDSGLAIDALNGEPGVYSARYAGDHDDEANIIKVLEKLQGVPEEQRTARFCCALAVAGPQLETYTVFGTCEGVILEDKRGTNGFGYDPIFYVPQLQRAMAELSPEEKGAISHRGNAIRKLADVLPTLI, translated from the coding sequence ATGACGAAACAAGTAGTAATTGCAACAAAAAATAAAGGCAAGGCGAAGGATTTTGAAGCACTATTCACACCGCTTGGCTATGAGGTTGTTACAATGTTTGATGTAGCACCTGATATGGAAATTGAGGAAACAGGTACAACATTTGAGGAAAATGCAATTTTAAAGGCAGAGGCATTAGCAGAAGCCTTACAAATGCTTGTTATTGCAGATGATAGCGGCTTAGCGATTGACGCATTGAACGGCGAGCCAGGCGTTTATTCAGCACGCTATGCAGGCGATCATGATGACGAGGCAAATATCATCAAAGTATTAGAAAAGCTTCAAGGTGTACCAGAAGAACAGCGTACAGCACGCTTCTGTTGTGCGTTAGCAGTAGCAGGTCCACAATTAGAAACATATACAGTGTTTGGCACGTGTGAAGGGGTTATTTTGGAGGACAAGCGCGGTACAAATGGCTTCGGCTATGATCCAATCTTTTACGTACCACAATTACAGCGTGCAATGGCTGAGCTTTCTCCAGAAGAAAAAGGCGCCATTTCACACCGTGGTAACGCCATTCGCAAATTAGCGGATGTACTTCCAACGTTAATTTAA
- a CDS encoding helix-turn-helix domain-containing protein, with the protein MGNSQSRLLLTKREREIFQLLIEDYSTKEISEKLAISEKTVRNHISNTIQKLGVSSRTQALIELLRLQELKLNGT; encoded by the coding sequence ATGGGGAACTCACAATCACGCTTATTATTAACGAAACGAGAGCGTGAAATATTTCAACTATTAATTGAAGACTATTCGACAAAGGAAATTTCAGAGAAGCTTGCTATTAGCGAAAAAACAGTTCGCAATCATATTTCCAATACGATACAAAAATTGGGTGTTTCAAGTAGAACACAAGCATTAATCGAGCTGTTACGCTTACAAGAATTGAAGTTAAACGGAACGTAA
- a CDS encoding acyl-CoA thioesterase → MRAVYIDNAEQWMEEFRFSVEVKVRFSETDMYGHLNNTVPFTYFEMARIEYLQSLGLMADWVSPNSETIPVVADLQCDFLQQVFFDERLRIFVKAAKVGSSSVDVHYLAKNEKGVPVFTGRGTIVQINRQTGRAQAWTDHTKKLMLTK, encoded by the coding sequence ATGCGAGCAGTATATATTGATAACGCAGAGCAGTGGATGGAGGAATTCCGATTTTCGGTAGAAGTAAAGGTACGTTTTAGTGAGACGGATATGTATGGACATTTAAATAATACGGTGCCATTTACTTATTTTGAAATGGCACGTATCGAATATTTACAATCGCTTGGCTTAATGGCTGATTGGGTTTCACCAAATAGTGAAACAATTCCTGTCGTTGCTGATTTGCAATGTGATTTTTTACAGCAAGTATTTTTCGATGAGCGCTTGCGAATTTTTGTGAAGGCTGCAAAAGTAGGCTCCAGCTCTGTTGATGTTCACTATTTAGCCAAAAATGAAAAAGGTGTGCCAGTGTTTACAGGACGAGGTACTATTGTACAAATAAACCGTCAAACTGGCAGAGCACAAGCATGGACAGACCATACCAAAAAACTAATGCTGACAAAGTAG